From Solea senegalensis isolate Sse05_10M linkage group LG7, IFAPA_SoseM_1, whole genome shotgun sequence, a single genomic window includes:
- the LOC122772155 gene encoding tripartite motif-containing protein 16-like produces MAGVQLHIETFSCSICLDLLKVPVTLTCGHSFCMDCIKDHWDSEEQKRIYSCPQCRELFMPRSELKKNTMLADLVEELKKTGLHAAPADHCYAGAEDVACDVCTGRKLKALKSCLICLASYCEEHLQPHHQSPAFKKHKLVEPSKNLQENICPRHDEVMKMFCRTDQQCICYLCSVDQHKDHDTVTAAAERTEKQRELDLSKEKVQQRLQDRDRDMKVLQQERKTLSLSADKAVKDTDEVFTEMTRLLQKRSSDVKQQIRSKLETEVRRVTDAEEKLQQEITELKKREAELKQLSLTHDHNQFLLNYRSLSALSPSTHSSTIHVRPLRHFEDVTAAVAKVRGQLQDVLTETWTNISLAVTQVDVLLTEPELKTRAESFRYSQEITLDPNTANTRLLLSEGNRKVTLMYEDQSYPHHTDRFTGWYQVLSKESLTARCYWEVEWTGGVRVAVTYKNISRSGSDECAFGYNDKSWALDCYQNSCQLVHNSIWTDVSDGLSSRVGVYLDHRAGLLSFYRVSDTMTLLHRVQTTFTQPLYAGVYLYPSPGDTAEFCKLE; encoded by the coding sequence ATGGCAGGAGTTCAGCTGCACATAGAAACCTTCTCTTGTTCCATCTGTTTGGATCTTCTGAAGGTTCCGGTGACTCTTACCTGTGGACACAGCTTCTGTATGGACTGTATTAAAGACCACTGGGACTCAGAGGAGCAGAAGAGGATctacagctgccctcagtgtAGAGAGCTCTTCATGCCGAGGTCTGaactaaagaaaaacaccatgttagcagatttagtggaggagctgaagaagactgGTCTCCACGCTGCACCTGCTGATCACTGctatgctggagctgaagatgtggcctgtgatgtctgcactggcaggaaactgaaagctctcaagtcctgtttgatttgtttggcctcttactgtgaggaacatctccagcctcatcATCAATCACCTGCATTTAAGAAGCACAAGCTGGTGGAGCCGTCCAAGAACCTCCAGGAGAACATCTGCCCTCGTCACGAtgaggtgatgaagatgttctGCCGCACTGATCAGCAGTGTATctgttatctctgctctgtggaccAACATAAAGACCACGACAcagtcacagctgcagcagagaggacggagaagcagagagagctggatcTGAGTAAAGAAAaagtccagcagagactccaggacagagacagagacatgaagGTGCTTCAACAGGAGAGGAAGACTCTCAGTCTATCTGCTGATAAAGCCGTGAAGGACACAGACGAGGTCTTCACCGAGATGACGCGTCTCCTGCAGAAGAGAAGCTCTGacgtgaagcagcagatcagatccaaGCTGGAAACCGAGGTGAGACGAGTCACAGACGCCgaggagaagcttcagcaggagatcactgagctgaagaagagagaagctgaactgaagcagctctcactcacacacgaccacaaccagtttctcctcaactaCCGCTCACTGTCAGCACTCAGTCCATCCACACACTCGTCCACCATCCATGTCCGTCctctgagacactttgaggaCGTGACAGCGGCTGtggcaaaggtcagaggtcaactgcAGGATGTCCTGACCGAGACGTGGACAAACATCTCACTGGCTGTGACTCAAGTCGATGTTttactgacagaaccagaactaaagaccagagctgaatccttcagatattcacaggaaatcacactggatccaaacacagcaaacacacgtcTGTTATTATctgagggaaacagaaaagtgacattaatgTATGAAGATCAGTCTTATCctcatcacacagacagattcactGGTTGGTATCAGGTCCTGAGTAAAGAGAGTCTGACTGCACGttgttactgggaggtggagtggaCGGGAGGAGTTCGTGTAGCAGTGACGTATAAGAACATCAGCAGATCAGGTtcagatgaatgtgcatttGGATACAATGATAAATCTTGGGCTTTAGATTGTTACCAAAACAGTTGTCAGTTGGTTCACAACAGTATCTGGACTGACGTCTCGGATGGTTTGTCCTCCAGAGTGGGAGTTTACCTGGACCACAGAGcaggtcttctgtccttctacagagtctctgacaccatgactcTTCTCCACAGAGTTCAGACCACATTCACTCAGCCTCTCTATGCTGGAGTTTATCTTTATCCTTCACCTGGAGACACAGCTGAGTTCTGTAAACTTGAATAA
- the LOC122772156 gene encoding tripartite motif-containing protein 16-like has translation MAGVQLHRETFSCSICLDLLKVPVTLTCGHSFCMDCIKDHWDSEEQKRIYSCPQCRELFMPRSELKKNTMLADLVEELKKTGLHAAPADHCYAGAEDVACDVCTGRKLKALKSCLVCLASYCEEHLQPHHQSPAFKKHKLVEPSKNLQENICPRHDEVMKMFCRTDQQCICYLCSVDQHKDHDTVTAAAERTEKQRKLDLSQEEVQQRLQDRDRDVKVLQQERKTLSLSADKAMKDTDENFTEMMGLLQKRSSDVKQQIRSKLETEVRRVTDAEEKLQQEITELKKREAELKQLSLTHDHNQFLLNYRSLSALCPSTHSSTINVRPLRHFEDVTAAVAKFRGQLQDVLTETWTNISLAVTRVDVLLTEPELKTRAEFFRYSQEITLDPNTANTRLLLSEGNRKVTLTCEDQSCPRHTDRFTGYLQVLSKESLTARCYWEVEWTGGGRVAVTYKNISRSGSDECAFGYNDKSWALDFYQNYFQFGHNRIWTEVSDGLSSRVGVYLDHRAGLLSFYRVSDTMSLLHRVQTTFTQPLYAGVYLYPSPGDTAEFCKLK, from the coding sequence ATGGCAGGAGTTCAGCTGCACAGAGAAACCTTCTCTTGTTCCATCTGTTTGGATCTTCTGAAGGTTCCGGTGACTCTTACCTGTGGACACAGCTTCTGTATGGACTGTATTAAAGACCACTGGGACTCAGAGGAGCAGAAGAGGATctacagctgccctcagtgtAGAGAGCTCTTCATGCCGAGGTCTGaactaaagaaaaacaccatgttagcagatttagtggaggagctgaagaagactgGTCTCCACGCTGCACCTGCCGATCACTGctatgctggagctgaagatgtggcctgtgatgtctgcactggcaggaaactgaaagctctcaagtcctgtttggtttgtttggcctcttactgtgaggaacatctccagcctcatcatcaatcacctgcatttaagaaacacaagctggtggAGCCATCCAAGAACCTCCAGGAGAACATCTGCCCTCGTCACGAtgaggtgatgaagatgttctGCCGCACTGATCAACAGTGTATctgttatctctgctctgtggaccAACATAAAGACCACGACACggtcacagctgcagcagagaggacgGAGAAGCAGAGAAAGCTGGATCTGAGTCAAGAAgaagtccagcagagactccaggacagagacagagacgtgaAGGTGCTTCAACAGGAGAGGAAGACTCTCAGTCTATCTGCTGATAAAGCCATGAAGGACACAGACGAAAACTTCACTGAGATGATGGGTCTCCTGCAGAAGAGAAGCTCtgatgtgaagcagcagatcagatccaaGCTGGAAACTGAGGTGAGACGAGTCACCGACGCCgaggagaagcttcagcaggagatcactgagctgaagaagagagaagctgaactgaagcagctctcactcacacacgaccacaaccagtttctcctcaactaCCGCTCACTGTCAGCACTCTGTCCGTCCACACACTCGTCCACCATCAACGTCCGTCctctgagacactttgaggaCGTGACAGCGGCTGTGGCAAAGTTCAGAGGTCAACTGCAGGACGTCCTGACCGAGACGTGGACAAACATCTCACTGGCTGTGACTCGAGTTGATGTTttactgacagaaccagaactaaagaccagagctgaattcttcagatattcacaggaaatcacactggatccaaacacagcaaacacacgtcTGTTATTATctgagggaaacagaaaagtgacattaaCTTGTGAAGATCAGTCTTGTCCTcgtcacacagacagattcactGGTTATCTTCAGGTCCTGAGTAAAGAGAGTCTGACTGCACGttgttactgggaggtggagtggaCGGGAGGAGGTCGTGTAGCAGTGACGTACAAGAACATCAGCAGATCAGGTtcagatgaatgtgcatttGGATACAATGATAAATCTTGGGCTTTAGATTTTTACCAAAACTATTTTCAGTTTGGTCACAACAGAATCTGGACTGAAGTCTCAGATGGTTTGTCCTCCAGAGTGGGAGTTTACCTGGACCACAGAGcaggtcttctgtccttctacagagtctctgacaccatgtctctgctccacagagtccagaccacgtTCACTCAGCCTCTCTATGCTGGAGTTTATCTTTATCCTTCACCTGGAGACACAGCTGAGTTCTGTAAACTCAAATAA